In the genome of Natronorubrum sediminis, one region contains:
- a CDS encoding prolipoprotein diacylglyceryl transferase, whose protein sequence is MRELRTCDFCGGDAAGTFEVLPPELEPTESEQRRVVLCAGCKPTLEELLEPLLTRAGLGEAATASSTEETTAAPDHDPATTSNADSATRQGRETTAESSDAPHVDDRTDTVGSDESDESDDERHASTAELESSHRDGITFDEVESTDAVDATGDEAAAPAIETSDDAAANSSDDTPADSSDKTPVDTQPLQQSKSARKPPAAYGKVIRLLQNREFPMKRTTVENLAAGAYDLEGDEVEAIVDYALETGEFVESDGTLQRE, encoded by the coding sequence ATGCGAGAACTCCGGACCTGTGACTTCTGTGGTGGCGACGCCGCCGGCACGTTCGAAGTCCTGCCACCCGAACTCGAGCCGACAGAAAGCGAACAACGGCGCGTCGTGCTCTGTGCTGGCTGTAAGCCGACGCTCGAGGAACTCCTCGAACCGCTCCTCACCCGCGCCGGTCTCGGCGAGGCGGCGACCGCCTCGAGCACCGAAGAAACCACCGCGGCCCCAGACCACGATCCCGCCACCACGTCGAATGCCGACTCAGCGACACGACAGGGACGAGAGACGACGGCAGAGTCGAGTGACGCTCCCCACGTAGATGACCGAACGGACACCGTTGGATCCGACGAATCCGACGAATCCGACGACGAGAGACACGCATCGACCGCCGAACTCGAGTCATCACACCGAGATGGCATCACCTTCGACGAGGTCGAATCCACAGACGCAGTCGACGCGACCGGCGACGAGGCGGCGGCTCCCGCGATCGAGACGAGCGACGACGCAGCGGCCAACTCGAGTGATGACACACCAGCCGACTCGAGCGACAAGACACCAGTCGACACACAACCATTACAGCAGTCGAAATCGGCGAGGAAACCGCCTGCAGCCTACGGGAAGGTTATTCGACTGCTGCAAAACCGCGAGTTCCCGATGAAACGGACGACCGTCGAAAACCTGGCTGCCGGTGCGTACGATCTCGAGGGAGACGAAGTCGAAGCGATCGTCGACTACGCGCTCGAGACGGGCGAGTTCGTCGAATCGGACGGAACACTGCAACGCGAGTAG
- a CDS encoding SLC13 family permease, whose amino-acid sequence MSSAVFLAQEATTQPDLTSDMLVVFGVVGLALVLFVTERLPIDVTAILLIVILVVLEPWTGIDPSTGISGFANDATITVLAMLILSGGVARTGVVQEVGRRMAGFAGDNLRKQLFATTLASGPVSGFLNNTPVVALLVPVVSDVANRGNTSPSKLLIPLSYASQVGGMLTLIGTSTNILASDISGRLGEDYAELHQFSMFEFTQLGAIVVVVGSLYLIFVGHYLIPERVPPQADYLESYEVGDYLADVAVVAGSPLAGSTVGNATNKLGPEIDIVQVVRDGDRSVAPGRDTQLGEGDILVVRTDRDAITMLEDAFGVELVGRPASTAELSPEGGDGSITELVVSLDSRLVGERLDPEAFREEFGAAVLGLRRHGELIGDRIVGRRLDVGDTLLVQAPSDTLDRLSRRDDVIVAREPPQPDYRAAKAPIAIAIMIGVVAVAALEIYPILLSALAGVVAMVVTGVLEPNEMYDAVEWDIIFLLAGVIPLGIALEQSGAAAYLAFLVVETAGFLPTIVVLWLFYIVTGLITELISNNASVVLLIPVAAAAAAGIGANPFAFVLAVTFAASTAFLGPIGYQTNLFVYGPGGYRFSDYFRVGAPLQLLLSIVTVLGISVFWGV is encoded by the coding sequence ATGTCGTCAGCGGTTTTCCTCGCTCAGGAAGCGACCACCCAGCCAGACCTGACGAGTGACATGCTCGTCGTCTTCGGCGTCGTTGGGCTGGCACTCGTCCTCTTCGTCACCGAGCGACTGCCGATCGACGTCACCGCGATCTTGTTGATCGTGATCCTCGTCGTCCTCGAGCCCTGGACGGGGATCGACCCGAGCACCGGCATTTCCGGCTTCGCCAACGACGCGACGATTACGGTGCTCGCGATGCTCATCCTCAGTGGCGGCGTCGCCCGAACGGGTGTCGTCCAAGAGGTCGGCCGGCGAATGGCCGGGTTCGCGGGCGACAACCTCCGGAAACAGCTGTTCGCGACCACTCTCGCGAGCGGGCCCGTCTCCGGGTTTCTCAACAATACGCCGGTCGTCGCGCTGTTGGTGCCGGTCGTCTCCGACGTCGCGAACCGCGGAAACACGTCGCCCTCGAAGCTCCTCATTCCGCTGTCCTACGCCTCGCAGGTCGGCGGCATGCTCACGCTCATCGGCACGTCCACGAACATCCTCGCAAGCGATATCAGCGGCCGCCTCGGGGAGGACTACGCCGAACTCCACCAGTTCTCGATGTTCGAATTCACGCAGTTGGGTGCCATCGTCGTCGTCGTCGGCTCGCTGTACCTGATCTTCGTCGGTCACTACCTCATCCCCGAGCGCGTGCCGCCACAGGCGGACTATCTCGAGTCCTACGAGGTCGGCGACTACCTCGCCGACGTGGCCGTCGTGGCAGGCTCGCCACTCGCCGGGTCGACGGTCGGGAACGCGACCAACAAGCTCGGTCCCGAAATCGATATCGTACAGGTCGTCCGCGACGGCGATCGGTCGGTCGCCCCCGGACGCGACACGCAACTCGGCGAAGGCGACATTCTCGTCGTCCGGACGGATCGAGACGCGATCACGATGCTCGAGGACGCATTCGGTGTCGAACTTGTTGGACGGCCGGCGTCGACCGCAGAGCTCTCACCCGAAGGAGGCGACGGCAGTATCACCGAACTGGTCGTCTCGCTCGACTCCCGACTCGTCGGCGAACGACTGGACCCCGAAGCGTTTCGCGAGGAGTTCGGCGCTGCCGTCCTCGGACTTCGTCGCCACGGCGAACTAATCGGCGACCGAATCGTCGGCCGGCGACTCGACGTCGGTGACACGCTGCTCGTACAGGCCCCCTCCGACACGCTGGATCGACTCTCGAGACGCGACGACGTGATCGTTGCTCGCGAACCGCCCCAACCCGACTATCGGGCCGCCAAAGCGCCGATCGCCATCGCCATCATGATCGGCGTCGTCGCCGTCGCCGCCCTCGAGATCTATCCAATCCTGCTCTCGGCGCTCGCCGGCGTCGTCGCGATGGTCGTCACGGGCGTCCTCGAGCCAAACGAGATGTACGACGCCGTCGAGTGGGACATTATCTTCCTGTTGGCGGGCGTGATCCCGCTCGGAATCGCCCTCGAGCAGTCGGGTGCGGCCGCCTACCTCGCTTTCCTCGTGGTCGAGACGGCCGGCTTCCTGCCGACGATCGTGGTCCTGTGGCTGTTTTACATCGTAACGGGGCTGATCACGGAACTGATCAGCAACAACGCGAGCGTCGTCCTCTTGATCCCGGTCGCCGCGGCCGCGGCGGCGGGTATCGGCGCGAATCCCTTCGCGTTCGTCCTCGCGGTCACGTTCGCCGCCAGCACGGCCTTTCTCGGGCCGATCGGCTATCAGACGAACCTGTTCGTCTACGGACCGGGGGGCTACCGCTTCAGCGATTACTTCCGCGTCGGCGCACCGCTACAGTTGCTGTTGTCGATCGTGACCGTCCTCGGCATCTCGGTCTTTTGGGGTGTGTGA
- a CDS encoding inorganic phosphate transporter: MVETLLLVGVVASIFVGFNIGGSSTGITWGPAVGAGIVTKTAAAAIMTVFVFLGGISVGQNVMETLSEGIITIDLTLSAGVAVLFFIGLGILVANIFGVPVPTSMTTVGAIAGLGLATGTLNYATITEIISWWIVTPIIGFWIGGIIGRYIYPAINQRVTIEKTEGPLLTLERRGPIPTVALGPNTTRSEIGTTAVVFAVGCYMAFSAGASNVPNAAAPLVGEAGLEVNTAVVIATLAIGLGGFTIARRTMESVGGELSDIPLLAALFVMVTASSITTALSYIGIPISLVMATVMTIVGIGWGRATRPITVREAVTRDSEITEREIVPGAITAEEMEGEPSPPIGEEEPEEVLDAGDLFNPRAVIKYLSMWIIGPSMSTILAYGFFTLLPGVA, from the coding sequence ATGGTCGAAACGCTTCTCCTGGTTGGAGTCGTTGCGTCGATTTTCGTTGGCTTCAATATCGGTGGCTCGTCGACGGGCATCACGTGGGGCCCCGCCGTCGGTGCCGGGATCGTCACGAAGACGGCGGCGGCAGCGATCATGACCGTGTTCGTCTTTCTCGGCGGGATCAGCGTCGGGCAGAACGTCATGGAAACGCTCAGCGAGGGCATTATTACGATCGACCTCACGTTGTCCGCCGGCGTCGCCGTGCTCTTTTTCATCGGATTGGGGATCCTCGTGGCCAATATCTTCGGCGTCCCCGTCCCGACGTCGATGACCACCGTCGGCGCAATCGCCGGACTCGGGTTGGCAACTGGCACGTTGAACTACGCGACGATCACCGAGATCATCTCCTGGTGGATCGTCACGCCGATTATCGGCTTCTGGATCGGCGGAATCATCGGCCGATACATCTATCCGGCGATCAATCAGCGGGTGACGATCGAAAAGACGGAGGGACCACTGCTGACTCTCGAGCGACGGGGCCCGATTCCGACGGTGGCGCTTGGTCCGAACACGACGCGATCGGAGATTGGGACCACGGCCGTCGTGTTCGCCGTCGGCTGTTACATGGCGTTCAGCGCCGGTGCGAGCAACGTCCCGAACGCCGCTGCGCCGCTGGTCGGCGAAGCGGGACTCGAGGTCAACACCGCGGTCGTCATCGCCACGCTCGCCATCGGCCTCGGCGGGTTCACCATCGCCCGGCGAACGATGGAATCGGTCGGGGGCGAACTGAGCGACATCCCGCTTCTCGCGGCGCTGTTCGTCATGGTGACGGCGTCGTCGATCACGACCGCGCTCTCGTATATCGGGATTCCGATCAGCCTCGTGATGGCGACGGTGATGACCATCGTCGGCATCGGCTGGGGCCGGGCGACCCGACCGATCACCGTCCGCGAGGCGGTCACCCGCGACAGCGAGATCACGGAGCGAGAAATCGTTCCGGGAGCGATCACGGCCGAGGAGATGGAAGGCGAACCATCACCACCGATCGGTGAGGAAGAGCCCGAGGAAGTGCTCGACGCCGGCGACCTGTTCAACCCGCGAGCCGTGATCAAGTACCTCTCGATGTGGATCATCGGCCCGTCGATGTCGACGATACTGGCCTACGGATTCTTTACGCTCCTTCCGGGCGTCGCCTGA
- the hisB gene encoding imidazoleglycerol-phosphate dehydratase HisB, which yields MSERTATVTRETAETSIECTLSVDGDGDADVDTGIGFFDHMLTSFAKHGLFDLALECDGDLEIDDHHTVEDVAIVIGEALDGALEDRSGIVRYADRQVPLDEAVAGVVVDVSGRPRWYFDGEFSQAQIGGFTSDMARHFGESLAMNAGLTVHAEVSGENAHHEVEALFKALARSLDDATRVDERRTGTPSTKGTL from the coding sequence ATGAGCGAGCGAACGGCAACCGTCACGCGCGAGACCGCCGAGACGTCGATCGAGTGTACCCTGTCGGTCGACGGCGACGGTGACGCGGACGTCGACACGGGAATCGGCTTTTTCGACCACATGCTGACGTCGTTCGCCAAACACGGCCTCTTCGACCTCGCCCTCGAGTGCGACGGCGACCTCGAGATCGACGATCACCACACCGTCGAGGACGTCGCGATCGTAATCGGTGAGGCGTTAGATGGCGCACTCGAGGACAGGTCCGGCATTGTTCGGTACGCAGACCGGCAGGTCCCACTGGACGAAGCCGTCGCCGGTGTCGTCGTCGACGTGAGCGGGCGGCCGCGCTGGTACTTCGACGGCGAGTTCTCGCAGGCCCAGATCGGCGGGTTCACGAGCGACATGGCGCGTCACTTCGGCGAGTCGCTGGCGATGAATGCGGGGCTCACCGTCCACGCGGAGGTCTCGGGTGAAAACGCGCACCACGAGGTCGAGGCGTTGTTCAAAGCGCTCGCGCGGTCGCTCGACGATGCGACGCGAGTCGACGAGCGACGGACGGGAACGCCCAGTACGAAAGGAACGCTCTGA
- a CDS encoding TrkH family potassium uptake protein: protein MGIRVDWRSSCSLTGTVLKWLAVPLSVPLLLAVFDGDSTLPFAAAVAATVVVGLGLEHLSEERELRQREAFLMVALTWLSVAVIGAIPFALVGVGAPTASAFSASVGGLVNALFESTSGLTTTGATVMSGWDFENQSRAILLWRQLIQWLGGLGILVVAIGLLSNLMVGGAQLMETETQTRNVRKLRPHLDETARLIWGLYVGLTVLAAATFYALYLLGFDGNMDLFNAVSHAMTSVATAGFSPEPESIAAFSPAVQWAIMPFMILGATNFVLLYYITQGEFSHPFQSEEFRFYVGILVGFSALVAAVLWVDPTIDGSLEETIRHGLFNVVSLVTTTGYASADFGEWPSGATFILFFSMFIGGMAGSTTCSIKSLRWLVTLKAFRRNLFLSVHPEAVRPIRLGDTVVDEDTIRDIYAYILLVLVIFFLLTVVVVVDAARFSDPTVTEFEAISASGSIFLNIGPAFGMAGPMDNYAGFPVTTRTIMIVMMWIGRIEIIPVLVLLTPAFWKS from the coding sequence ATGGGGATTCGTGTCGACTGGCGCTCGAGTTGCAGCCTCACCGGAACGGTGTTGAAGTGGCTCGCCGTCCCGCTATCCGTCCCACTCTTACTGGCTGTATTCGACGGCGATAGCACGCTTCCCTTCGCCGCCGCTGTCGCCGCCACGGTCGTCGTCGGACTCGGCCTCGAGCACCTGAGCGAGGAACGCGAACTGAGACAGCGAGAGGCGTTTTTGATGGTTGCATTGACGTGGCTCAGCGTCGCCGTTATCGGCGCGATTCCGTTCGCCCTCGTCGGCGTCGGCGCCCCCACAGCATCCGCGTTTTCGGCATCCGTCGGCGGCCTCGTCAACGCCCTCTTCGAGAGCACGAGCGGCCTCACGACAACCGGGGCAACCGTGATGAGCGGGTGGGACTTCGAGAATCAGTCTCGCGCGATCTTGCTCTGGCGGCAGTTGATCCAGTGGCTCGGCGGCCTCGGAATCCTGGTCGTCGCCATCGGCCTCCTCTCGAACCTGATGGTCGGTGGTGCCCAGTTGATGGAGACCGAGACCCAGACCCGTAACGTCCGCAAACTCCGCCCACACCTCGATGAAACCGCACGGCTCATCTGGGGGCTGTACGTCGGCCTCACCGTCCTCGCCGCGGCGACGTTCTACGCCCTGTACCTCCTCGGATTCGACGGCAACATGGACCTCTTCAACGCCGTCTCCCACGCGATGACCAGCGTCGCGACGGCCGGCTTTTCACCCGAACCGGAGAGCATCGCCGCGTTCTCGCCCGCCGTCCAGTGGGCCATCATGCCCTTCATGATCCTCGGGGCGACCAACTTCGTCTTGCTCTATTACATCACGCAAGGCGAGTTCAGTCACCCGTTCCAGTCCGAAGAGTTTCGCTTCTACGTCGGCATCCTCGTCGGGTTTAGCGCACTCGTCGCGGCCGTCCTCTGGGTCGACCCGACGATCGATGGCAGTCTCGAGGAGACGATCAGACACGGCCTGTTCAACGTCGTCTCGCTGGTGACGACGACGGGCTACGCCTCCGCCGATTTCGGCGAGTGGCCCTCCGGGGCGACGTTCATCCTCTTTTTCAGCATGTTCATCGGGGGGATGGCCGGGTCGACGACCTGTTCGATCAAGTCCCTGCGATGGCTGGTGACGCTCAAGGCGTTCCGACGGAATCTCTTCCTCTCGGTTCACCCGGAAGCCGTCCGCCCGATTCGACTCGGCGACACCGTCGTCGACGAAGACACCATCCGCGACATCTACGCCTACATCCTGCTGGTGCTCGTCATCTTCTTCCTGTTGACGGTCGTCGTCGTCGTCGACGCGGCCCGCTTTAGCGACCCCACTGTCACCGAATTCGAAGCGATCAGCGCGTCGGGATCGATCTTCCTCAACATCGGCCCCGCGTTCGGGATGGCCGGCCCGATGGACAACTACGCCGGCTTCCCCGTCACCACGCGAACCATCATGATCGTCATGATGTGGATCGGCCGCATCGAGATCATCCCCGTGCTCGTGCTCCTGACGCCGGCCTTCTGGAAGTCGTAG
- a CDS encoding amino acid-binding protein: MFDEIMEKFEGSPSQQAVIRLLLERGFSVNDDGRVVSGGIEIPNTGIAREIGVDRRVVDSTTDVILEDPELRRIFQNISQVPSLMDLAPVLDLTVLAIAVDDADQKGIVAQVTGTLAEHDISIRQTISEDPEFTDEPQLYLVTDQELPGDVFTAIRELEFVRKIEIQ; encoded by the coding sequence ATGTTCGACGAAATCATGGAAAAGTTCGAGGGATCGCCGAGCCAGCAGGCGGTTATTCGCTTGCTCTTAGAGCGCGGATTCTCCGTCAACGACGACGGCCGCGTCGTCTCGGGCGGCATCGAGATCCCGAACACGGGAATCGCGCGCGAAATCGGCGTCGACCGTCGCGTCGTCGACTCGACGACGGACGTCATCCTCGAGGATCCGGAACTGCGTCGGATCTTCCAAAACATCTCGCAGGTGCCGAGTCTCATGGACCTTGCACCCGTTCTCGACCTGACGGTGCTCGCGATCGCCGTCGACGACGCCGACCAGAAAGGGATCGTCGCGCAGGTGACGGGGACGCTCGCCGAACACGATATCTCGATTCGCCAGACGATCAGCGAGGATCCGGAGTTTACCGACGAACCACAGCTCTACTTGGTCACCGACCAAGAACTCCCGGGCGACGTGTTCACCGCGATTCGCGAACTCGAGTTCGTTCGGAAGATCGAAATTCAGTGA
- the hisA gene encoding 1-(5-phosphoribosyl)-5-[(5-phosphoribosylamino)methylideneamino]imidazole-4-carboxamide isomerase, whose protein sequence is MSTFPAFEVLPAVDLQDGEVVQLVQGERGTEKTYGDPVEAAHRWIDAGANSLHLVDLDGAFDGERGNADAIDAVLEAVDVPTQLGGGIRTAADAIDLLERGVDRVILGTAAVENPDIVAEISETHPDSVVVSLDAKDGEVVVEGWTEGAGISPVEAAERYEDLGAAAILFTNVDVEGRLEGVATEPVRELVEATGVPIIASGGVATLEDVRALEAAGASAVVVGSALYEGNFTLEDAQNAVGE, encoded by the coding sequence ATGAGCACGTTTCCGGCGTTCGAAGTCCTTCCCGCCGTCGATTTGCAGGACGGCGAGGTCGTCCAGCTCGTCCAAGGTGAACGCGGCACCGAGAAGACCTATGGCGACCCCGTCGAGGCAGCCCACCGCTGGATCGACGCGGGGGCGAACTCGCTGCACCTCGTCGACCTCGACGGTGCGTTCGACGGCGAGCGAGGGAACGCCGACGCCATCGACGCCGTCCTCGAGGCCGTCGACGTGCCGACCCAACTGGGCGGGGGAATCCGCACGGCCGCGGACGCCATCGACCTGCTCGAGCGCGGCGTCGACCGCGTTATCCTCGGCACTGCGGCGGTCGAGAACCCCGATATCGTCGCCGAAATCAGCGAGACCCATCCCGACAGCGTCGTCGTCAGTCTGGACGCGAAAGACGGTGAAGTCGTCGTCGAGGGCTGGACCGAAGGAGCCGGTATCTCACCCGTCGAGGCCGCCGAGCGATACGAGGACCTGGGTGCTGCGGCGATTTTGTTCACGAACGTCGACGTGGAGGGCCGACTCGAGGGCGTGGCAACCGAACCGGTCAGAGAACTGGTCGAGGCGACCGGCGTTCCGATCATTGCCAGCGGCGGCGTCGCGACGCTCGAGGACGTCCGGGCACTCGAGGCGGCTGGAGCTTCGGCTGTGGTCGTCGGCAGCGCGCTGTACGAAGGGAACTTCACACTCGAGGACGCCCAAAACGCGGTTGGCGAGTAA